In a genomic window of Bubalus bubalis isolate 160015118507 breed Murrah chromosome 17, NDDB_SH_1, whole genome shotgun sequence:
- the PCDH18 gene encoding protocadherin-18 isoform X1, translated as MYQMNAKMHFTFVFALLVVSFNLDVLGKNLKYRIYEEQRVGSVIARLSEDVADVLVKLPNPSTVRFRAMQRGNTPLLVVNEDNGEISIGAKIDREQLCQKNLNCSIEFDVITLPTEHLQLFHIEVEVLDINDNSPQFSRSLIPIEISESAAVGTRIPLDSAFDPDVGENSLHTYSLSANNFFNIEVRTRTDGAKYAELIVVRELDRELKSSYELQLTASDMGVPQRSGSSILKISISDSNDNSPAFEQQSYIIQLLENSPVGTLLLDLNATDPDEGANGKIVYSFSSHVSPKIIETFKIDSERGHLTLFKQVDYEITKSYEIDVQAQDLGPNSIPAHCKIIIKVVDVNDNKPEISINLMSPGKEEISYIFEGDPIDTFVALVRVQDKDSGLNGETVCKLHGHGHFKLQKTYENNYLILTNATLDREKRSEYSLTVIAEDKGTPSLSTVKHFTVQINDINDNPPHFQRSRYEFAISENNSPGAYITTVTATDPDLGENGQVTYTILESFILGSSITTYVTIDPSNGAIYALRIFDHEEVSQITFVVEARDGGSPKQLVSNTTVVLTIIDENDNVPVVIGPALRNNTAEISIPKGAESGFHVTRIRAIDRDSGVNAELSCSIVAGNEENIFVIDPRSCDIHTNVSMESVPYTEWELSVVIQDKGNPQLHTKVLLKCVIFEYAESVTSTAMTSVSQAPLDVSMIIIISLGAICAVLLVIMVLFATRCNREKKDTRSYNCRVAESTYQHHPKRPSRQIHKGDITLVPTVNGTLPIRSHHRSSPSSSPTLERGQMGSRQSHNSHQSLNSLVTISSNHVPENFSLELTHATPAVEQVSQLLSMLHQGQYQPRPSFRGNKYSRSYRYALQDMDKFSLKDSGRGDSEAGDSDYDLGRDSPIDRLLGEGFSDLFLTDGRIPAAMRLCTEECRVLGHSDQCWMPPLPSPSSDYRSNMFIPGEEFPAQPQQQHPHQSLEDDVQPVDSGEKKKSFSTFGKDSPSEEDSGDTSTSSLLSEMSSVFQRLLPASLDTYSECTEMDRSNSLERRKGPLPAKTLGYPQGVAAWAASTHFQNPTNNSGPPLGTHSSVQPSSKWLPAMEEIPENYEEDDFDNVLNHLNDGKHELMDASELVAEINKLLQDVRQS; from the exons ATGTACCAAATGAATGCTAAAATGCACTTTACGTTTGTTTTTGCACTCTTGGTGGTGTCTTTCAACTTGGATGTGCTGGGCAAGAATTTGAAATACAGGATTTATGAGGAGCAGAGGGTTGGATCGGTAATTGCAAGACTATCAGAGGATGTGGCTGATGTGTTAGTTAAGCTACCTAATCCTTCTACTGTTCGCTTCCGAGCCATGCAACGGGGAAATACGCCTCTACTCGTGGTCAATGAGGATAACGGGGAAATCAGCATAGGAGCAAAAATTGACCGCGAGCAACTATGCCAGAAAAACTTGAACTGTTCCATAGAGTTTGATGTGATCACTCTGCCCACTGAGCATCTGCAGCTTTTCCATATTGAAGTTGAAGTGCTGGATATTAATGACAATTCGCCCCAGTTTTCAAGATCTCTCATACCTATTGAGATTTCAGAAAGCGCGGCAGTGGGGACCCGTATCCCTCTGGACAGTGCATTTGATCCAGATGTTGGGGAAAATTCCCTCCACACGTACTCTCTCTCtgccaataatttttttaatatcgaGGTTCGAACCAGGACTGATGGAGCGAAGTATGCAGAACTCATAGTGGTCAGAGAGCTGGATAGGGAGCTGAAGTCAAGCTATGAGCTTCAGCTCACCGCCTCCGACATGGGGGTGCCTCAGAGGTCTGGCTCATCCATACTAAAAATCAGCATTTCAGACTCTAATGACAACAGCCCTGCTTTTGAGCAGCAGTCTTATATAATACAACTCTTAGAAAACTCCCCGGTTGGCACTTTGCTCCTTGATCTGAATGCCACTGATCCAGATGAGGGCGCTAATGGGAAAATTGTCTATTCCTTCAGCAGCCATGTGTCTCCCAAAATTATAGAGACTTTTAAGATTGATTCAGAAAGAGGACATTTGACTCTTTTCAAGCAGGTGGATTATGAAATCACCAAATCCTATGAGATTGATGTTCAGGCTCAAGATTTGGGTCCAAATTCAATCCCAGCACATTGCAAAATTATAATTAAGGTCGTGGATGTTAATGATAATAAACCTGAAATTAGCATAAACCTCATGTCccctggaaaagaagaaatttcttatatttttgaagGGGATCCTATTGATACATTTGTTGCCTTGGTCAGGGTTCAGGACAAGGATTCTGGGCTGAATGGAGAAACAGTTTGTAAGCTTCATGGACATGGTCACTTTAAACTTCAGAAGACTTatgaaaacaattatttaatcTTGACGAATGCCACGCTGGATAGAGAAAAGAGATCTGAATACAGTTTGACTGTAATCGCTGAGGACAAGGGGACACCCAGTCTCTCTACAGTAAAACATTTTACTGTTCAAATCAATGATATAAATGACAATCCACCCCACTTCCAGAGAAGTCGATATGAATTTGCAATCTCAGAGAATAACTCACCCGGGGCATATATCACCACCGTTACAGCCACAGATCCTGATCTTGGAGAAAATGGGCAAGTGACATATACCATTTTGGAGAGTTTTATCCTGGGAAGTTCCATAACTACATATGTCACCATTGACCCATCTAATGGAGCCATCTACGCCCTCAGAATCTTTGACCATGAGGAGGTGAGTCAGATCACTTTTGTGGTCGAAGCAAGAGATGGTGGAAGTCCTAAGCAACTTGTAAGCAATACCACAGTGGTGCTCACCATCATTGATGAAAATGACAATGTCCCTGTGGTTATAGGGCCTGCACTGCGCAATAACACCGCAGAAATCTCCATCCCCAAAGGGGCTGAAAGCGGCTTTCATGTCACAAGAATTAGGGCAATTGACAGAGACTCTGGCGTGAATGCAGAACTCAGCTGCTCCATAGTAGCAGGTAACGAGGAGAATATCTTTGTAATTGATCCACGATCATGTGACATCCATACCAACGTAAGCATGGAATCTGTTCCCTACACAGAATGGGAGCTCTCAGTTGTCATCCAGGACAAAGGCAATCCTCAGCTGCATACCAAAGTCCTTCTGAAGTGTGTGATCTTTGAATATGCAGAGTCGGTGACAAGTACAGCAATGACCTCAGTAAGCCAAGCACCCTTGGATGTCTCCATGATTATAATCATTTCCTTAGGGGCAATTTGTGCAGTGTTGTTGGTTATTATGGTGCTGTTTGCAACTAGGTGTAACCGAGAAAAAAAAGACACTCGATCCTACAACTGCAGGGTAGCAGAATCGACATACCAGCATCACCCCAAAAGACCCTCCAGGCAGATCCACAAAGGGGACATCACATTGGTGCCTACCGTTAATGGCACCCTGCCCATCAGATCTCATCACAGGTCATCTCCGTCTTCATCTCCTACCTTAGAAAGAGGGCAAATGGGCAGCCGGCAGAGTCACAACAGTCACCAGTCCCTCAACAGTTTGGTGACCATCTCATCAAACCACGTGCCAGAGAATTTCTCATTAGAACTCACCCATGCCACCCCTGCTGTTGAG CAGGTCTCCCAGCTTCTTTCAATGCTTCACCAGGGACAATATCAGCCAAGGCCAAGTTTTAGAGGAAACAAATATTCCAGGAGCTATAG ATATGCCCTTCAAGACATGGACAAATTTAGCTTGAAAGACAGTGGCCGCGGTGACAGTGAGGCAGGAGACAGTGATTATGATCTGGGGCGAGATTCTCCAATAGACAGGCTGCTGGGTGAAGGATTCAGTGATCTGTTTCTTACAGATGGAAGAATTCCAGCAG CTATGAGGCTGTGCACGGAAGAGTGCAGGGTCCTGGGACACTCCGACCAGTGCTGGATGCCGCCGCTGCCCTCACCCTCCTCGGATTATAGGAGCAACATGTTCATCCCCGGGGAGGAATTCCCAGcgcagccccagcagcagcatCCGCACCAGAGTCTTGAGGATGACGTGCAGCCTGTAGACTCTGGTGAGAAGAAGAAGAGTTTTTCCACGTTTGGGAAGGACTCCCCAAGTGAGGAGGACTCTGGGGACACCAGCACGTCCTCTTTGCTCTCGGAGATGAGCAGCGTGTTCCAGCGCCTCTTGCCCGCTTCTCTGGACACCTATTCTGAGTGCACTGAGATGGACCGGTCCAACTCACTGGAACGCCGGAAGGGACCTTTGCCAGCCAAGACTTTGGGTTACCCACAGGGGGTGGCAGCCTGGGCAGCCAGTACGCATTTTCAAAACCCGACCAACAACTCTGGGCCGCCACTTGGAACTCACTCCAGTGTGCAGCCTTCTTCAAAATGGCTGCCGGCCATGGAGGAGATCCCGGAGAATTATGAAGAGGATGATTTTGACAATGTGCTTAACCACCTCAATGACGGCAAACATGAACTCATGGATGCCAGTGAGCTAGTGGCTGAGATTAACAAACTGCTTCAGGATGTCCGCCAGAGCTAG
- the PCDH18 gene encoding protocadherin-18 isoform X2 translates to MYQMNAKMHFTFVFALLVVSFNLDVLGKNLKYRIYEEQRVGSVIARLSEDVADVLVKLPNPSTVRFRAMQRGNTPLLVVNEDNGEISIGAKIDREQLCQKNLNCSIEFDVITLPTEHLQLFHIEVEVLDINDNSPQFSRSLIPIEISESAAVGTRIPLDSAFDPDVGENSLHTYSLSANNFFNIEVRTRTDGAKYAELIVVRELDRELKSSYELQLTASDMGVPQRSGSSILKISISDSNDNSPAFEQQSYIIQLLENSPVGTLLLDLNATDPDEGANGKIVYSFSSHVSPKIIETFKIDSERGHLTLFKQVDYEITKSYEIDVQAQDLGPNSIPAHCKIIIKVVDVNDNKPEISINLMSPGKEEISYIFEGDPIDTFVALVRVQDKDSGLNGETVCKLHGHGHFKLQKTYENNYLILTNATLDREKRSEYSLTVIAEDKGTPSLSTVKHFTVQINDINDNPPHFQRSRYEFAISENNSPGAYITTVTATDPDLGENGQVTYTILESFILGSSITTYVTIDPSNGAIYALRIFDHEEVSQITFVVEARDGGSPKQLVSNTTVVLTIIDENDNVPVVIGPALRNNTAEISIPKGAESGFHVTRIRAIDRDSGVNAELSCSIVAGNEENIFVIDPRSCDIHTNVSMESVPYTEWELSVVIQDKGNPQLHTKVLLKCVIFEYAESVTSTAMTSVSQAPLDVSMIIIISLGAICAVLLVIMVLFATRCNREKKDTRSYNCRVAESTYQHHPKRPSRQIHKGDITLVPTVNGTLPIRSHHRSSPSSSPTLERGQMGSRQSHNSHQSLNSLVTISSNHVPENFSLELTHATPAVEVSQLLSMLHQGQYQPRPSFRGNKYSRSYRYALQDMDKFSLKDSGRGDSEAGDSDYDLGRDSPIDRLLGEGFSDLFLTDGRIPAAMRLCTEECRVLGHSDQCWMPPLPSPSSDYRSNMFIPGEEFPAQPQQQHPHQSLEDDVQPVDSGEKKKSFSTFGKDSPSEEDSGDTSTSSLLSEMSSVFQRLLPASLDTYSECTEMDRSNSLERRKGPLPAKTLGYPQGVAAWAASTHFQNPTNNSGPPLGTHSSVQPSSKWLPAMEEIPENYEEDDFDNVLNHLNDGKHELMDASELVAEINKLLQDVRQS, encoded by the exons ATGTACCAAATGAATGCTAAAATGCACTTTACGTTTGTTTTTGCACTCTTGGTGGTGTCTTTCAACTTGGATGTGCTGGGCAAGAATTTGAAATACAGGATTTATGAGGAGCAGAGGGTTGGATCGGTAATTGCAAGACTATCAGAGGATGTGGCTGATGTGTTAGTTAAGCTACCTAATCCTTCTACTGTTCGCTTCCGAGCCATGCAACGGGGAAATACGCCTCTACTCGTGGTCAATGAGGATAACGGGGAAATCAGCATAGGAGCAAAAATTGACCGCGAGCAACTATGCCAGAAAAACTTGAACTGTTCCATAGAGTTTGATGTGATCACTCTGCCCACTGAGCATCTGCAGCTTTTCCATATTGAAGTTGAAGTGCTGGATATTAATGACAATTCGCCCCAGTTTTCAAGATCTCTCATACCTATTGAGATTTCAGAAAGCGCGGCAGTGGGGACCCGTATCCCTCTGGACAGTGCATTTGATCCAGATGTTGGGGAAAATTCCCTCCACACGTACTCTCTCTCtgccaataatttttttaatatcgaGGTTCGAACCAGGACTGATGGAGCGAAGTATGCAGAACTCATAGTGGTCAGAGAGCTGGATAGGGAGCTGAAGTCAAGCTATGAGCTTCAGCTCACCGCCTCCGACATGGGGGTGCCTCAGAGGTCTGGCTCATCCATACTAAAAATCAGCATTTCAGACTCTAATGACAACAGCCCTGCTTTTGAGCAGCAGTCTTATATAATACAACTCTTAGAAAACTCCCCGGTTGGCACTTTGCTCCTTGATCTGAATGCCACTGATCCAGATGAGGGCGCTAATGGGAAAATTGTCTATTCCTTCAGCAGCCATGTGTCTCCCAAAATTATAGAGACTTTTAAGATTGATTCAGAAAGAGGACATTTGACTCTTTTCAAGCAGGTGGATTATGAAATCACCAAATCCTATGAGATTGATGTTCAGGCTCAAGATTTGGGTCCAAATTCAATCCCAGCACATTGCAAAATTATAATTAAGGTCGTGGATGTTAATGATAATAAACCTGAAATTAGCATAAACCTCATGTCccctggaaaagaagaaatttcttatatttttgaagGGGATCCTATTGATACATTTGTTGCCTTGGTCAGGGTTCAGGACAAGGATTCTGGGCTGAATGGAGAAACAGTTTGTAAGCTTCATGGACATGGTCACTTTAAACTTCAGAAGACTTatgaaaacaattatttaatcTTGACGAATGCCACGCTGGATAGAGAAAAGAGATCTGAATACAGTTTGACTGTAATCGCTGAGGACAAGGGGACACCCAGTCTCTCTACAGTAAAACATTTTACTGTTCAAATCAATGATATAAATGACAATCCACCCCACTTCCAGAGAAGTCGATATGAATTTGCAATCTCAGAGAATAACTCACCCGGGGCATATATCACCACCGTTACAGCCACAGATCCTGATCTTGGAGAAAATGGGCAAGTGACATATACCATTTTGGAGAGTTTTATCCTGGGAAGTTCCATAACTACATATGTCACCATTGACCCATCTAATGGAGCCATCTACGCCCTCAGAATCTTTGACCATGAGGAGGTGAGTCAGATCACTTTTGTGGTCGAAGCAAGAGATGGTGGAAGTCCTAAGCAACTTGTAAGCAATACCACAGTGGTGCTCACCATCATTGATGAAAATGACAATGTCCCTGTGGTTATAGGGCCTGCACTGCGCAATAACACCGCAGAAATCTCCATCCCCAAAGGGGCTGAAAGCGGCTTTCATGTCACAAGAATTAGGGCAATTGACAGAGACTCTGGCGTGAATGCAGAACTCAGCTGCTCCATAGTAGCAGGTAACGAGGAGAATATCTTTGTAATTGATCCACGATCATGTGACATCCATACCAACGTAAGCATGGAATCTGTTCCCTACACAGAATGGGAGCTCTCAGTTGTCATCCAGGACAAAGGCAATCCTCAGCTGCATACCAAAGTCCTTCTGAAGTGTGTGATCTTTGAATATGCAGAGTCGGTGACAAGTACAGCAATGACCTCAGTAAGCCAAGCACCCTTGGATGTCTCCATGATTATAATCATTTCCTTAGGGGCAATTTGTGCAGTGTTGTTGGTTATTATGGTGCTGTTTGCAACTAGGTGTAACCGAGAAAAAAAAGACACTCGATCCTACAACTGCAGGGTAGCAGAATCGACATACCAGCATCACCCCAAAAGACCCTCCAGGCAGATCCACAAAGGGGACATCACATTGGTGCCTACCGTTAATGGCACCCTGCCCATCAGATCTCATCACAGGTCATCTCCGTCTTCATCTCCTACCTTAGAAAGAGGGCAAATGGGCAGCCGGCAGAGTCACAACAGTCACCAGTCCCTCAACAGTTTGGTGACCATCTCATCAAACCACGTGCCAGAGAATTTCTCATTAGAACTCACCCATGCCACCCCTGCTGTTGAG GTCTCCCAGCTTCTTTCAATGCTTCACCAGGGACAATATCAGCCAAGGCCAAGTTTTAGAGGAAACAAATATTCCAGGAGCTATAG ATATGCCCTTCAAGACATGGACAAATTTAGCTTGAAAGACAGTGGCCGCGGTGACAGTGAGGCAGGAGACAGTGATTATGATCTGGGGCGAGATTCTCCAATAGACAGGCTGCTGGGTGAAGGATTCAGTGATCTGTTTCTTACAGATGGAAGAATTCCAGCAG CTATGAGGCTGTGCACGGAAGAGTGCAGGGTCCTGGGACACTCCGACCAGTGCTGGATGCCGCCGCTGCCCTCACCCTCCTCGGATTATAGGAGCAACATGTTCATCCCCGGGGAGGAATTCCCAGcgcagccccagcagcagcatCCGCACCAGAGTCTTGAGGATGACGTGCAGCCTGTAGACTCTGGTGAGAAGAAGAAGAGTTTTTCCACGTTTGGGAAGGACTCCCCAAGTGAGGAGGACTCTGGGGACACCAGCACGTCCTCTTTGCTCTCGGAGATGAGCAGCGTGTTCCAGCGCCTCTTGCCCGCTTCTCTGGACACCTATTCTGAGTGCACTGAGATGGACCGGTCCAACTCACTGGAACGCCGGAAGGGACCTTTGCCAGCCAAGACTTTGGGTTACCCACAGGGGGTGGCAGCCTGGGCAGCCAGTACGCATTTTCAAAACCCGACCAACAACTCTGGGCCGCCACTTGGAACTCACTCCAGTGTGCAGCCTTCTTCAAAATGGCTGCCGGCCATGGAGGAGATCCCGGAGAATTATGAAGAGGATGATTTTGACAATGTGCTTAACCACCTCAATGACGGCAAACATGAACTCATGGATGCCAGTGAGCTAGTGGCTGAGATTAACAAACTGCTTCAGGATGTCCGCCAGAGCTAG
- the PCDH18 gene encoding protocadherin-18 isoform X3 yields the protein MYQMNAKMHFTFVFALLVVSFNLDVLGKNLKYRIYEEQRVGSVIARLSEDVADVLVKLPNPSTVRFRAMQRGNTPLLVVNEDNGEISIGAKIDREQLCQKNLNCSIEFDVITLPTEHLQLFHIEVEVLDINDNSPQFSRSLIPIEISESAAVGTRIPLDSAFDPDVGENSLHTYSLSANNFFNIEVRTRTDGAKYAELIVVRELDRELKSSYELQLTASDMGVPQRSGSSILKISISDSNDNSPAFEQQSYIIQLLENSPVGTLLLDLNATDPDEGANGKIVYSFSSHVSPKIIETFKIDSERGHLTLFKQVDYEITKSYEIDVQAQDLGPNSIPAHCKIIIKVVDVNDNKPEISINLMSPGKEEISYIFEGDPIDTFVALVRVQDKDSGLNGETVCKLHGHGHFKLQKTYENNYLILTNATLDREKRSEYSLTVIAEDKGTPSLSTVKHFTVQINDINDNPPHFQRSRYEFAISENNSPGAYITTVTATDPDLGENGQVTYTILESFILGSSITTYVTIDPSNGAIYALRIFDHEEVSQITFVVEARDGGSPKQLVSNTTVVLTIIDENDNVPVVIGPALRNNTAEISIPKGAESGFHVTRIRAIDRDSGVNAELSCSIVAGNEENIFVIDPRSCDIHTNVSMESVPYTEWELSVVIQDKGNPQLHTKVLLKCVIFEYAESVTSTAMTSVSQAPLDVSMIIIISLGAICAVLLVIMVLFATRCNREKKDTRSYNCRVAESTYQHHPKRPSRQIHKGDITLVPTVNGTLPIRSHHRSSPSSSPTLERGQMGSRQSHNSHQSLNSLVTISSNHVPENFSLELTHATPAVEQVSQLLSMLHQGQYQPRPSFRGNKYSRSYRYALQDMDKFSLKDSGRGDSEAGDSDYDLGRDSPIDRLLGEGFSDLFLTDGRIPADLKTEAYKG from the exons ATGTACCAAATGAATGCTAAAATGCACTTTACGTTTGTTTTTGCACTCTTGGTGGTGTCTTTCAACTTGGATGTGCTGGGCAAGAATTTGAAATACAGGATTTATGAGGAGCAGAGGGTTGGATCGGTAATTGCAAGACTATCAGAGGATGTGGCTGATGTGTTAGTTAAGCTACCTAATCCTTCTACTGTTCGCTTCCGAGCCATGCAACGGGGAAATACGCCTCTACTCGTGGTCAATGAGGATAACGGGGAAATCAGCATAGGAGCAAAAATTGACCGCGAGCAACTATGCCAGAAAAACTTGAACTGTTCCATAGAGTTTGATGTGATCACTCTGCCCACTGAGCATCTGCAGCTTTTCCATATTGAAGTTGAAGTGCTGGATATTAATGACAATTCGCCCCAGTTTTCAAGATCTCTCATACCTATTGAGATTTCAGAAAGCGCGGCAGTGGGGACCCGTATCCCTCTGGACAGTGCATTTGATCCAGATGTTGGGGAAAATTCCCTCCACACGTACTCTCTCTCtgccaataatttttttaatatcgaGGTTCGAACCAGGACTGATGGAGCGAAGTATGCAGAACTCATAGTGGTCAGAGAGCTGGATAGGGAGCTGAAGTCAAGCTATGAGCTTCAGCTCACCGCCTCCGACATGGGGGTGCCTCAGAGGTCTGGCTCATCCATACTAAAAATCAGCATTTCAGACTCTAATGACAACAGCCCTGCTTTTGAGCAGCAGTCTTATATAATACAACTCTTAGAAAACTCCCCGGTTGGCACTTTGCTCCTTGATCTGAATGCCACTGATCCAGATGAGGGCGCTAATGGGAAAATTGTCTATTCCTTCAGCAGCCATGTGTCTCCCAAAATTATAGAGACTTTTAAGATTGATTCAGAAAGAGGACATTTGACTCTTTTCAAGCAGGTGGATTATGAAATCACCAAATCCTATGAGATTGATGTTCAGGCTCAAGATTTGGGTCCAAATTCAATCCCAGCACATTGCAAAATTATAATTAAGGTCGTGGATGTTAATGATAATAAACCTGAAATTAGCATAAACCTCATGTCccctggaaaagaagaaatttcttatatttttgaagGGGATCCTATTGATACATTTGTTGCCTTGGTCAGGGTTCAGGACAAGGATTCTGGGCTGAATGGAGAAACAGTTTGTAAGCTTCATGGACATGGTCACTTTAAACTTCAGAAGACTTatgaaaacaattatttaatcTTGACGAATGCCACGCTGGATAGAGAAAAGAGATCTGAATACAGTTTGACTGTAATCGCTGAGGACAAGGGGACACCCAGTCTCTCTACAGTAAAACATTTTACTGTTCAAATCAATGATATAAATGACAATCCACCCCACTTCCAGAGAAGTCGATATGAATTTGCAATCTCAGAGAATAACTCACCCGGGGCATATATCACCACCGTTACAGCCACAGATCCTGATCTTGGAGAAAATGGGCAAGTGACATATACCATTTTGGAGAGTTTTATCCTGGGAAGTTCCATAACTACATATGTCACCATTGACCCATCTAATGGAGCCATCTACGCCCTCAGAATCTTTGACCATGAGGAGGTGAGTCAGATCACTTTTGTGGTCGAAGCAAGAGATGGTGGAAGTCCTAAGCAACTTGTAAGCAATACCACAGTGGTGCTCACCATCATTGATGAAAATGACAATGTCCCTGTGGTTATAGGGCCTGCACTGCGCAATAACACCGCAGAAATCTCCATCCCCAAAGGGGCTGAAAGCGGCTTTCATGTCACAAGAATTAGGGCAATTGACAGAGACTCTGGCGTGAATGCAGAACTCAGCTGCTCCATAGTAGCAGGTAACGAGGAGAATATCTTTGTAATTGATCCACGATCATGTGACATCCATACCAACGTAAGCATGGAATCTGTTCCCTACACAGAATGGGAGCTCTCAGTTGTCATCCAGGACAAAGGCAATCCTCAGCTGCATACCAAAGTCCTTCTGAAGTGTGTGATCTTTGAATATGCAGAGTCGGTGACAAGTACAGCAATGACCTCAGTAAGCCAAGCACCCTTGGATGTCTCCATGATTATAATCATTTCCTTAGGGGCAATTTGTGCAGTGTTGTTGGTTATTATGGTGCTGTTTGCAACTAGGTGTAACCGAGAAAAAAAAGACACTCGATCCTACAACTGCAGGGTAGCAGAATCGACATACCAGCATCACCCCAAAAGACCCTCCAGGCAGATCCACAAAGGGGACATCACATTGGTGCCTACCGTTAATGGCACCCTGCCCATCAGATCTCATCACAGGTCATCTCCGTCTTCATCTCCTACCTTAGAAAGAGGGCAAATGGGCAGCCGGCAGAGTCACAACAGTCACCAGTCCCTCAACAGTTTGGTGACCATCTCATCAAACCACGTGCCAGAGAATTTCTCATTAGAACTCACCCATGCCACCCCTGCTGTTGAG CAGGTCTCCCAGCTTCTTTCAATGCTTCACCAGGGACAATATCAGCCAAGGCCAAGTTTTAGAGGAAACAAATATTCCAGGAGCTATAG ATATGCCCTTCAAGACATGGACAAATTTAGCTTGAAAGACAGTGGCCGCGGTGACAGTGAGGCAGGAGACAGTGATTATGATCTGGGGCGAGATTCTCCAATAGACAGGCTGCTGGGTGAAGGATTCAGTGATCTGTTTCTTACAGATGGAAGAATTCCAGCAG atttgaaaacAGAAGcttataaaggttaa